Proteins found in one Nostoc sp. NIES-3756 genomic segment:
- a CDS encoding 3'(2'),5'-bisphosphate nucleotidase CysQ family protein: MKDLKEILAIARTVGWGAAKILQSYYHGTAKDVNFDVQYKQNEPVTVADVTVSRYILQELQAALGTQEFAYISEETYKSELNQNTTDWVWIIDPLDGTRDFIEKTGDYAVHIALVKEHRPVLAVVVIPETGKLYYAIKDAGTFVETRTDSHPLQISFNQTSKRLEDLTIVVSRSHRNQRLEYLLTHLPITHQKSVGSVGCKIATILEQQADIYISLSGKSAPKDWDIAAPELILTEAGGKFTHFDGTALQYNTEDISQWGGLLASNDQYHDKLCQEAEKLLAQFET, from the coding sequence ATGAAAGACTTAAAAGAAATACTGGCGATCGCTCGTACTGTTGGGTGGGGTGCAGCCAAAATATTACAATCTTACTATCACGGCACAGCAAAAGATGTCAATTTTGATGTGCAGTATAAGCAAAATGAGCCTGTGACAGTTGCCGATGTCACCGTTAGCCGATACATTTTACAAGAGTTACAAGCAGCTTTAGGTACACAAGAGTTTGCTTACATTAGTGAAGAAACATACAAATCGGAATTAAATCAGAATACAACCGATTGGGTGTGGATAATCGACCCATTAGACGGGACACGCGACTTTATTGAAAAGACTGGAGACTATGCAGTTCACATTGCTTTAGTTAAAGAACATCGGCCAGTTTTAGCAGTAGTAGTCATCCCAGAAACAGGAAAATTGTATTATGCAATTAAAGATGCTGGTACATTTGTAGAAACTCGCACAGATTCGCACCCATTACAAATATCATTCAACCAGACAAGTAAGCGCTTAGAAGACCTAACAATAGTTGTCAGTCGTTCTCACCGCAATCAGAGATTAGAGTACTTACTGACACATTTACCCATCACTCATCAGAAATCTGTAGGTAGCGTGGGTTGCAAAATCGCTACAATTTTGGAACAACAAGCCGATATTTACATTTCTCTTTCCGGTAAATCTGCGCCTAAAGATTGGGATATAGCAGCACCAGAATTAATTTTGACAGAAGCAGGTGGTAAATTTACACACTTCGACGGTACAGCATTGCAATATAATACAGAAGATATCAGTCAGTGGGGTGGTTTACTAGCTAGTAACGACCAGTATCATGACAAACTTTGCCAAGAAGCAGAAAAGTTATTAGCACAGTTCGAGACATGA
- the rpsU gene encoding 30S ribosomal protein S21: protein MTQVVLGENEGIESALRRFKREVSKAGIFQDMRKKRHFETPLEKEKRKAVARHKQNRRNHTRFR from the coding sequence ATGACACAAGTAGTTTTAGGAGAAAATGAAGGGATTGAGTCCGCATTACGGAGGTTTAAACGGGAAGTTTCCAAAGCGGGAATTTTCCAAGATATGAGAAAAAAGCGCCACTTTGAAACGCCACTAGAAAAAGAAAAGCGTAAAGCAGTGGCCAGACATAAACAAAATCGTCGAAACCACACTCGCTTCAGATAA
- a CDS encoding RNA recognition motif domain-containing protein gives MSIYIGNLSYQVTEEDLKLAFAEYGKVSRVQLPTDRETGRPRGFAFVEMETEAQETAAIEALDGAEWMGRDLKVNKAKPREERSSSRGGGGGGWGNNNRGGGNRRSY, from the coding sequence ATGTCAATTTATATCGGTAACTTATCCTACCAAGTTACAGAAGAAGACCTGAAGCTGGCCTTCGCAGAGTACGGAAAAGTTAGCCGCGTTCAGTTACCAACCGACCGTGAAACAGGTCGTCCTCGTGGTTTTGCTTTTGTGGAAATGGAAACAGAAGCTCAAGAAACTGCTGCCATTGAAGCACTTGATGGTGCTGAATGGATGGGACGCGATTTAAAAGTAAATAAAGCTAAACCCCGTGAAGAAAGAAGTTCTTCCCGTGGTGGTGGCGGCGGCGGTTGGGGCAATAATAACCGTGGTGGTGGTAATCGCCGCAGTTATTAA
- a CDS encoding sugar kinase: protein MTNHGLFVGLVTLDFIYLAESAPQNNQKLVATDYTVAAGGPATNAAVAFSYLGNQSTVLGVVGSHPMTQLIRSDLEKYQVAIADLDSTINTPPPVSSIIVTQSTGERAVISINAVKTQAGDKSIPTDILHDIDIVLIDGHQMRVGYIIAQMAKARNIPLVIDGGSWKPGFEQILPLVDYAVCSANFYPPNCSSGEEVFAYLQNFGIPHIAITHGEQPIEYLSCGQRGTVVVPTITPVDTLGAGDIFHGAFCHYILQSLFPTPHFPEALEKASQIAANACKLFGTRRWMDVE from the coding sequence ATGACAAATCATGGTTTATTCGTGGGTTTGGTGACATTAGATTTTATCTATTTAGCTGAATCTGCGCCTCAAAATAATCAAAAATTAGTTGCAACTGACTACACTGTAGCAGCAGGCGGCCCTGCTACTAACGCGGCTGTTGCTTTTAGTTATTTAGGTAATCAATCTACTGTTTTGGGTGTGGTTGGTTCGCACCCGATGACACAACTAATTCGGAGTGATTTAGAAAAATATCAAGTTGCGATCGCAGACCTTGATTCTACTATCAATACACCACCGCCTGTATCTTCAATTATTGTCACCCAGTCCACGGGAGAACGGGCTGTTATTTCTATCAATGCTGTCAAAACTCAAGCTGGTGATAAATCTATCCCAACAGATATCCTACATGATATTGATATCGTGCTAATTGATGGGCATCAGATGAGGGTGGGTTATATCATAGCCCAAATGGCTAAAGCCAGAAACATACCTCTTGTAATTGATGGTGGTAGTTGGAAACCTGGATTTGAGCAAATTTTACCTTTAGTCGATTATGCTGTTTGTTCCGCTAACTTTTATCCTCCTAACTGTAGTTCTGGCGAAGAAGTTTTTGCTTATCTCCAAAACTTTGGTATTCCCCACATCGCCATTACTCATGGAGAACAGCCGATTGAATATTTAAGTTGTGGTCAACGAGGTACTGTAGTTGTACCTACTATTACACCAGTTGACACACTAGGGGCTGGAGACATCTTTCACGGTGCTTTTTGCCATTACATATTACAATCTCTTTTCCCTACTCCCCATTTTCCCGAAGCGTTAGAAAAAGCCAGTCAAATCGCAGCTAATGCTTGTAAACTTTTTGGTACGCGCCGTTGGATGGATGTAGAATGA